In the Sebastes fasciatus isolate fSebFas1 chromosome 20, fSebFas1.pri, whole genome shotgun sequence genome, one interval contains:
- the mapk8b gene encoding mitogen-activated protein kinase 8 isoform X1, whose protein sequence is MNRNKREKEYYSIDVGDSTFMVLKRYQNLRPIGSGAQGIVCSAYDHNFERNVAIKKLSRPFQNQTHAKRAYRELVLMKCVNHKNIIGLLNVFTPQKTQEEFQDVYLVMELMDANLCQVIQMELDHERLSYLLYQMLCGIKHLHAAGIIHRDLKPSNIVVKSDCTLKILDFGLARTAATGLLMTPYVVTRYYRAPEVILGMGYQANVDVWSVGCIMAEMVRGSVLFPGTDHIDQWNKVIEQLGTPTQEFLMKLNQSVRTYVENRPRYAGYSFEKLFPDVLFPADSEHNKLKASQARDLLCKMLVIDASKRISVDEALQHPYINVWYDPTEVEAPPPAITDKQLDEREHTVEEWKELIYKEVFDWEERTKNGVIRGQPASIAQVQQ, encoded by the exons ATGAACCGGAACAAGCGTGAGAAGGAGTACTACAGTATAGATGTGGGCGATTCAACTTTTATGGTTTTAAAGCGCTACCAGAACCTCAGACCCATCGGATCCGGAGCACAGGGAATCGTCTG TTCAGCGTATGACCACAACTTTGAGAGGAACGTCGCCATCAAGAAGCTGAGCCGGCCGTTCCAGAATCAAACTCACGCAAAACGGGCCTACAGGGAACTGGTGCTCATGAAATGTGTCAACCACAAGAAC ATAATCGGCCTATTAAATGTATTCACACCACAGAAGACACAGGAAGAATTCCAAGACGT GTATCTGGTGATGGAGCTGATGGATGCCAACCTCTGCCAGGTGATTCAGATGGAGCTGGACCACGAGAGGCTGTCCTACCTGCTCTACCAGATGCTGTGTGGAATCAAACACCTGCACGCTGCCGGCATCATACACAGG GACCTGAAGCCCAGCAACATCGTGGTGAAGTCTGACTGCACACTGAAGATCCTAGACTTTGGCCTGGCCAGGACAGCCGCCACTGGCCTCCTCATGACGCCCTACGTGGTGACCCGCTACTACCGCGCCCCTGAGGTCATCCTGGGCATGGGCTACCAGGCCAACG ttGATGTCTGGTCTGTTGGCTGCATCATGGCTGAAATGGTCCGGGGTAGTGTGTTGTTTCCAGGCACTGATC ATATCGACCAGTGGAACAAGGTGATCGAGCAGCTGGGGACACCGACTCAGGAGTTCCTGATGAAGCTCAACCAGTCGGTGAGGACCTACGTGGAGAACAGGCCCCGGTATGCCGGCTACAGCTTCGAGAAGCTCTTCCCTGACGTCTTGTTCCCCGCAGACTCTGAACACAACAAACTGAAAG CGAGCCAAGCCCGAGACCTCCTGTGCAAGATGCTGGTAATAGACGCGTCAAAGCGGATCTCAGTGGACGAGGCTCTCCAGCACCCTTATATCAACGTGTGGTACGACCCGACTGAAGTGGAGGCG CCGCCACCCGCGATCACAGACAAGCAGCTGGATGAGAGAGAGCACACAGTGGAGGAGTGGAAAG AGTTGATATATAAAGAAGTGTTTGACTGGGAAGAGAGGACAAAGAATGGTGTCATCAGGGGACAGCCGGCGTCCATAG
- the mapk8b gene encoding mitogen-activated protein kinase 8 isoform X2, with amino-acid sequence MNRNKREKEYYSIDVGDSTFMVLKRYQNLRPIGSGAQGIVCSAYDHNFERNVAIKKLSRPFQNQTHAKRAYRELVLMKCVNHKNIIGLLNVFTPQKTQEEFQDVYLVMELMDANLCQVIQMELDHERLSYLLYQMLCGIKHLHAAGIIHRDLKPSNIVVKSDCTLKILDFGLARTAATGLLMTPYVVTRYYRAPEVILGMGYQANVDIWAVGCIMAEMVRHKILFPGRDYIDQWNKVIEQLGTPTQEFLMKLNQSVRTYVENRPRYAGYSFEKLFPDVLFPADSEHNKLKASQARDLLCKMLVIDASKRISVDEALQHPYINVWYDPTEVEAPPPAITDKQLDEREHTVEEWKELIYKEVFDWEERTKNGVIRGQPASIAQVQQ; translated from the exons ATGAACCGGAACAAGCGTGAGAAGGAGTACTACAGTATAGATGTGGGCGATTCAACTTTTATGGTTTTAAAGCGCTACCAGAACCTCAGACCCATCGGATCCGGAGCACAGGGAATCGTCTG TTCAGCGTATGACCACAACTTTGAGAGGAACGTCGCCATCAAGAAGCTGAGCCGGCCGTTCCAGAATCAAACTCACGCAAAACGGGCCTACAGGGAACTGGTGCTCATGAAATGTGTCAACCACAAGAAC ATAATCGGCCTATTAAATGTATTCACACCACAGAAGACACAGGAAGAATTCCAAGACGT GTATCTGGTGATGGAGCTGATGGATGCCAACCTCTGCCAGGTGATTCAGATGGAGCTGGACCACGAGAGGCTGTCCTACCTGCTCTACCAGATGCTGTGTGGAATCAAACACCTGCACGCTGCCGGCATCATACACAGG GACCTGAAGCCCAGCAACATCGTGGTGAAGTCTGACTGCACACTGAAGATCCTAGACTTTGGCCTGGCCAGGACAGCCGCCACTGGCCTCCTCATGACGCCCTACGTGGTGACCCGCTACTACCGCGCCCCTGAGGTCATCCTGGGCATGGGCTACCAGGCCAACG TGGATATTTGGGCTGTGGGCTGCATTATGGCAGAAATGGTTCGCCACAAAATCCTTTTTCCAGGAAGGGATT ATATCGACCAGTGGAACAAGGTGATCGAGCAGCTGGGGACACCGACTCAGGAGTTCCTGATGAAGCTCAACCAGTCGGTGAGGACCTACGTGGAGAACAGGCCCCGGTATGCCGGCTACAGCTTCGAGAAGCTCTTCCCTGACGTCTTGTTCCCCGCAGACTCTGAACACAACAAACTGAAAG CGAGCCAAGCCCGAGACCTCCTGTGCAAGATGCTGGTAATAGACGCGTCAAAGCGGATCTCAGTGGACGAGGCTCTCCAGCACCCTTATATCAACGTGTGGTACGACCCGACTGAAGTGGAGGCG CCGCCACCCGCGATCACAGACAAGCAGCTGGATGAGAGAGAGCACACAGTGGAGGAGTGGAAAG AGTTGATATATAAAGAAGTGTTTGACTGGGAAGAGAGGACAAAGAATGGTGTCATCAGGGGACAGCCGGCGTCCATAG